In Bacteroidota bacterium, the sequence ATCAACAAAAACGAAAAGGGAGAACCTGTTTCATACGGCTTTGTGGATATGGAAGAAATGGCAACTTTGCTAAAAGATAGCATTATTGCCTCTAATGCCAATGGCGGTAACAATACCACTTTTTACACCGCTTTGTATAGCCGCAACTATCACTTTAACGTGGTGCAATTTGGCACCAACACCTTTAAAGATAACCTGATAAAAGCCTTACAGATAAAGGATAAGGCGTTTAACAAAAAGAAGAAGATTGTTGGCAAAACAGCTCTACCTGCTCAAAAACTGGTGGTGTACGAGATTGTAAAATCAGCCCGCAGCGAGTATTTCTACAAAACCATCAATAACTTTTTAAACGATAACCCCGAGTTTTTCTTTAACAACGGCGGTACTCGCATTTTTAATCACCTGAACCACGATTTCAATTTTTCAGTAAGTAATATCGAAGTTACCGAAGTATGGGAAAAAACAGGCTCAACAACACAAAGCAGCTCATTGCACGTGGTACTTTATTTCAATGCTTTTGCATTGCCGCCTATACCCATACAACGATTTACTGATTACCGGTTGAAAGTTGATTTTCAAGACCTGAAAACCATACTCGCTACTAAGAGTTTTGATTACTTGTTGAAAAAAATTAACACGCAGGATATACCCCCCGCACAATCGGGCAAGTATATTAGAGCACTGGAAAATTACTTCTGGACACAGATAACCGAATACGTTAAATACGACTAATACGATGAACGAAAAAATTAAGTTTGGAACCGACGGCTGGCGCGCCATTATTGCCAAAGAATACACCTTGGATAATGTTGCCCGTGTAGCTGAAGCTACCGCCCTTTGGCTTACCAAAAACTACCCCGGTGCCAGCGCCGTTGTAGGCCATGATTGCCGCTTTGCAGGCGAAATGTTTGCTGAAGCCACCGCAGTAATACTTGCACAAAAAGGTATAAAAGTATATTTGGCTAAAGAGTTTGTGAGCACCCCGATGATATCGTTGGGTACTAACAGCCGCAAAGCCTCAGCTGGTATTATCATCACAGCCAGCCACAACCCGCCCAGCTACAACGGATATAAGATAAAAGCAGGCTACGGCGGCCCTGCTACCCCCGCCATGATTGATGAGGTAGAAAGCCTGATACCCGATGCAATGCCCGTACCCAATGAAACCGTTGCAGATTATATTGCAAAAGGGTTGATTGAGTATATTGATTTGGAAGCTGAGTACATTGCCCACGTTGAGAAGAACTTTGATTTGGATTTGATTCGCAACTCAGGTATTGAGATTGCTTACGATGCAATGTACGGTGCCGGCCAAAACGTAATGCGTCGCTTGTTTCCGGATGCTACTTTCCTACACTGCGATAACAACCCCGGTTTTGACGGCCAAGCCCCTGAACCGATTGATAAAAACCTTACCGAGTTAAGCGAAACCATTAAAGCGGCGGGTGATATTGATTTTGGACTTGCTACCGATGGCGATGCTGACCGCATTGGCTTGTATAACGCCAAAGGTAAGTTTATCGACTCGCACCATATCATCCTGTTGCTGATTAACTATTTGGTGAAACACAAAAATTTAGGCGGCAAAGTAGCCGTTAGTTTCAGTTGCACTGATAAGATTAAAGACCTTTGCAAAAATCTTGGGTTAGAAGCTATTATCACCAAAATAGGCTTTAAATACATTTGCGAATACATGGTTGAAGACGATGTATTGGTGGGTGGAGAAGAAAGCGGCGGTATAGCCATTAAAGGCCACATACCTGAGCGCGACGGCCTATGGATGGGCTTTACCTTGCTTGAATACATGGCAAAAACAGGCAAAAGCCTTGATGAGTTGATTGAAGAAGTGTACGCCATTGTAGGTCCTTTTGCAATGGAGCGCATCGACCACCACATTAGCGAAGAGCAAAAGCAAAAAGTGCTTACCAACTGCAAAGAAGGTAACTACAACGCCTTTGGTTCAATTGCTATTGAGAGCGTTGAAGACATTGACGGTTGGAAATTCCACTTAGGCAATGGTGAATGGACAATGATACGTGCCAGCGGTACCGAACCTGTGTTGCGCACCTACTGCCAAGCTCCTTCATCAAAAAGGGCATTTGATATATTAAACGCCCTTGCTACTGAAATTTTGAAGTAATTACTATACCCATTAATATAAAAAGCCCGCCTTGCTTTGCAAGGCGGGCTTTTTGTTTAAGAGACATTATTCTCATTTAAATGCTAACTGGCGGGTATCTTCTTCTACCACCTTTTCAAAAAACTTCTTAAATTCATTGTATTCCGCTACAGGCACTATATCAGCCAAAATACGTACAGTGCGCTTAGCAACAATTTTATTACCCACTACTTTATAAGTAACGGTATACTCTGCCGCATTGCATTTTAGGTGCACATTAGCCGGTAATTCAGCTAGTTTTGTTCCTTCAGGAAGGGTTAGCGATATTGTCTCTTCTGAAACATTGTATTGCAGGTATCCCCAAACTCTGATAGGGTATTTCCTTTCTTCGCTAGACAAGAATGCTATCGACGAAAACTTAGTAGACCATGGAAAACTAAAAATGTTAAGCCCGGTAATTTGAGTAACTGTATTACCGATAGTGTAATTGTAATCATAAACAATAGAATCACTTATAGCTTCCAAATCATTAAACTTATACGTGTTCAACTTAATGCTTGAGTTATCCCCGGTTAGGTTTTGCAACAGTTTCTTACGTCGTTCGGTTTCAGGTATATCAGCATATTGATGACGCACGTCGCTGGCCCAATCACCATATTTTGTGGTTTTTGTGTTTATCGTCATCTCTTTGCCGCTAAACTGGGCATCGGTAACACGAATAATATTGTCAGGAATTGCTGTAGGAGGCGCTAAATAAAAAGGCTCTTGGCTGGTTCCTTCTAACTCATCGTATATTTTTAACGCATACGAGTTTTTAAGTACAGTAGGATGAGATGTAAAACCATTCTTATCAGAAGTTAATTCAACAAAATATTCCTTACCGTCAACCGTAACATTACCAATACAGTGATTAAAATCAATTGAAGGCAGTAAAAGGTCTTTTTGACCATTGTCGCGAGTATTAATCAATACCAAACGAACGCTATCAATACCTGCTTCGCGGCAAAGAGCTACAAATAATGTAGAAACGTCTTTACAATCGCCCACACGTGTATTGATAACTTTGGATGCCTTTTGAGGAATTAAACCACTTTGACGGAACGATACTAAGCTGTAACGAATGTTCTTAACAATGTAATCATGAATAAGCATCACCTTCTCAAGTTTGCTAAGGTTTTCTTTGCCTTTAAACAATTCTTGCGCGGTTTCTTTTACCTCAAAGTCTGATTTTGCCTTTGTTTTAGCCAAATCAGAGTACCAGTTTGATATAAACTTCCAATCAGGGAATGATGAGATAAACAACACCTCACCGTAATCCACCAAGTCAGTCATGTACGACTCACTCTTAATCGCCGGGATATCCCTCTTTTCCCATTGGTACATGGTATATCCGTCCATCACAGTTTTATTTGAAGTTAAATCTCCTGAGAATAGCTCTTTAGACTTAACTACTGTGTCTGACTCTGGTTTAACAAAGTTTTTAATAGGCGCGAACCCTTTGTTTGAAAACTTGTGCCTGAACTTAATACTTGTGTCAATTAACAACGAGTACGATGAGTATTTAACAGGGTAAAACAGCTCAAAATAGTGTTTATCGGTAAAGTGTGGGGCAAGCTTACCGGTTTGGTAGTTCTCAATCTTGTAAGTAATGTGGATACCATCACCTGCCTCAAGGTTGGTAAACACTACACTATTACCATCACTTTCAGCCTCCAATTTGGTTCCGTTTGCCTTAAGAACTTCAACCTTCTCAATGGTTACATCCTGTGTTGAATAATAAGGTACACGATACTCTTTCCATACATCTATACCAGCCTTATTAAGTACTTTCACAACCAAAATGTGCTTTTCTTCAGAAACCCCATCACCATATACAACACGCTGCACAGCATTTACCAAAATAGCACTGTTATCATCTGGATAGTCTGTTGCGCTGCCGCCTTCATTAAATGCTTTGTACACATCTATCTCAGGGAAGTTTTTAAACACATCGGCCTCTTGTCCGTCAAGCTCCCTTGTTTTTGTACGAGCACCAAAGTTTGTAGGGCTCAACTCAATAGCCCTTACATAATTTGTTTTTGCCGCGATATGGTCTTTCTTCTCAGCATAGCATTTGCCCCTTAATTCCCAATACCTGCTTATGGTTGGTGCTATCCTTACCATGTTATTCAGCAAATCTATTGCGCCGTTATAATTTTGAATTTGCATATATATATCGGCCAACTCATAGTGCAAGCCAACCCCAATAGGGTTATCGGCTACAAGTTGTCTGTATATATCCAACCCTTCATACACATTACCGCTTGAAAAATGTATTTGTGCTATTTGCTTTAAAATACTGATGTTGTAGTATTTTTTAGTGTACTTTTTAAGCACCTTAATAGCCCCGCCGTTGTTGTTTTTAGATTTTTCAATCAGTGCTTTATACAATACAAAAAGGTAATTATCAGGATAACGGTCATAGGCCATTTCAATAACACCTATCAACTCCTCGTTTTTCTCTTGGGCACCATACAGGTTCATTTTCTTTTCATACACCATCTCGGCATTGCTGCCAACAACTGCCTCAATACTCTTTAGTAAAGAGTCGGCTTTGGTATAGTTCTTATTCTCCACTGCCTCGTCATAAAGCATATCCAACGAAACAATGTTGTCTTTATCGTTCTCCTTCAGCCATTCAATAGCCTTTGCAATTGCTGTTCTATTGCCCTCACTCTGATAAACACTTATCAGTTTAAGCACCACATAACTGCTTTTAGGAGCCATTTCCTGAGCACGGGTAAGCACCTTGCGGGCTTGGTAGCGCATATCACGGTCGCTGTATGCCCTAGCTAATAAAATAAGGTTTACAAACGATGGATCTTGCTCAACTTTCTTTTCAAAAAATTCGAAGTATGAAGGATTGATTGCCTTAAATTCAACAGGAGATTTATCATACTCCTTATCATCCCTATCCGCAAATGTTAATCCCTGTATGTTCTCACCGTTTTCGTCGGTAATACGCATTAAAAAGTTCGAATTATCAGCCTCACTTTCTCCCACTTGAACTAATACACGGTTGTAACCCTTCTTAAGCGTAGTTTCAACCCAATAGCTGTCAAAATCATTATTGCGCTCCTCAGCTTCACTCAAAATCAATTGATCGTTCAACCACACTTTGATTGAGCCGGAAACACCAAAACGTAAGTGTACTTTTTGCTCAGTAGGAGAGTTTACAAAGTTTTGTGAGTATATAACCGAGTTTCCTGCATAAAAGTAATACTCAAGGTCAACCCAGCGGTCTAAACGTACATCATACAGCGTAAACCAGTTAACCTTTGCGCCTAACTTGTTTTTGAATTGAGTACTAACCTTGGGATTCTTAATAGGCTCGTAGTCTTTATCAAAACCACTGGCCGAAATATTTTCAAAAGAACCCACACACATCCATTTGGTAATTGAACCTATTTGTTCAAACTCTTTTTTGGCATCACTAAACTCCCCTTGAGACTCAAAGTGGTCTCCCAGTGTTGAGTGCAAACGTGCTTTTAAGTTTCCGGGTAGTTTTGGGTCTTTTAACAGGCTTTTTAAAAACTTAAGCCTCTTTTTATCCTTTACCCC encodes:
- a CDS encoding phosphoglucomutase/phosphomannomutase family protein — encoded protein: MNEKIKFGTDGWRAIIAKEYTLDNVARVAEATALWLTKNYPGASAVVGHDCRFAGEMFAEATAVILAQKGIKVYLAKEFVSTPMISLGTNSRKASAGIIITASHNPPSYNGYKIKAGYGGPATPAMIDEVESLIPDAMPVPNETVADYIAKGLIEYIDLEAEYIAHVEKNFDLDLIRNSGIEIAYDAMYGAGQNVMRRLFPDATFLHCDNNPGFDGQAPEPIDKNLTELSETIKAAGDIDFGLATDGDADRIGLYNAKGKFIDSHHIILLLINYLVKHKNLGGKVAVSFSCTDKIKDLCKNLGLEAIITKIGFKYICEYMVEDDVLVGGEESGGIAIKGHIPERDGLWMGFTLLEYMAKTGKSLDELIEEVYAIVGPFAMERIDHHISEEQKQKVLTNCKEGNYNAFGSIAIESVEDIDGWKFHLGNGEWTMIRASGTEPVLRTYCQAPSSKRAFDILNALATEILK
- a CDS encoding DUF3857 domain-containing protein, with translation MRKFSLFFLGLLIALSVTAQKSKIDEGWQSFYNNNSAKALELFLEATRDASTAEEAHLGLCFVYHDEGYADYALESFQNFYKISANPYPYMDVLWNTSAVANGGGVKDKKRLKFLKSLLKDPKLPGNLKARLHSTLGDHFESQGEFSDAKKEFEQIGSITKWMCVGSFENISASGFDKDYEPIKNPKVSTQFKNKLGAKVNWFTLYDVRLDRWVDLEYYFYAGNSVIYSQNFVNSPTEQKVHLRFGVSGSIKVWLNDQLILSEAEERNNDFDSYWVETTLKKGYNRVLVQVGESEADNSNFLMRITDENGENIQGLTFADRDDKEYDKSPVEFKAINPSYFEFFEKKVEQDPSFVNLILLARAYSDRDMRYQARKVLTRAQEMAPKSSYVVLKLISVYQSEGNRTAIAKAIEWLKENDKDNIVSLDMLYDEAVENKNYTKADSLLKSIEAVVGSNAEMVYEKKMNLYGAQEKNEELIGVIEMAYDRYPDNYLFVLYKALIEKSKNNNGGAIKVLKKYTKKYYNISILKQIAQIHFSSGNVYEGLDIYRQLVADNPIGVGLHYELADIYMQIQNYNGAIDLLNNMVRIAPTISRYWELRGKCYAEKKDHIAAKTNYVRAIELSPTNFGARTKTRELDGQEADVFKNFPEIDVYKAFNEGGSATDYPDDNSAILVNAVQRVVYGDGVSEEKHILVVKVLNKAGIDVWKEYRVPYYSTQDVTIEKVEVLKANGTKLEAESDGNSVVFTNLEAGDGIHITYKIENYQTGKLAPHFTDKHYFELFYPVKYSSYSLLIDTSIKFRHKFSNKGFAPIKNFVKPESDTVVKSKELFSGDLTSNKTVMDGYTMYQWEKRDIPAIKSESYMTDLVDYGEVLFISSFPDWKFISNWYSDLAKTKAKSDFEVKETAQELFKGKENLSKLEKVMLIHDYIVKNIRYSLVSFRQSGLIPQKASKVINTRVGDCKDVSTLFVALCREAGIDSVRLVLINTRDNGQKDLLLPSIDFNHCIGNVTVDGKEYFVELTSDKNGFTSHPTVLKNSYALKIYDELEGTSQEPFYLAPPTAIPDNIIRVTDAQFSGKEMTINTKTTKYGDWASDVRHQYADIPETERRKKLLQNLTGDNSSIKLNTYKFNDLEAISDSIVYDYNYTIGNTVTQITGLNIFSFPWSTKFSSIAFLSSEERKYPIRVWGYLQYNVSEETISLTLPEGTKLAELPANVHLKCNAAEYTVTYKVVGNKIVAKRTVRILADIVPVAEYNEFKKFFEKVVEEDTRQLAFK